The window TGCAAGCTGCATGCTCcaaggtgtgtgcgtgtggagtCCTGGATAATTTCATTTGTCGCCACCGGATGTAATTATTTCAGCCACTACTTCTGAGAAATGTCAGTTTGGCATGGCAGATGCCTACAAAACACTACAATACCCATGAGCCTCAGTCGCTGTTGCCTCAGAGAGGAAATGGTAGAGATATGAAAAGGCTTTCATGCTGcagttgaaaataaaacacagtgtGATGGTGTTCTCAGTTGTCTAGCAGTTTAGCATACATACAAGTACCTGTAGGAGGGTTTTTTCATGTTTAACTTCTGTTTCAGAGTTTTTATATACGCAGATGTGTACTGTACCTTCACCTTTTTAGCACAGCAGCAGACATTTCTGACACATTTCTTAATCTTGCAGGGTTTCAGTTACATCTAAAGTAGTCGCAATGACTCACCTATGAGTGTGTATGGGAAAAAATGCCACTTTGTAACTTTATACCCTTGTTAAGATAGCACATACTTCATTTATCATGTAATTCGTGTGTTTATAGCAGCCAAACCTTTCAACACAAACTACAACAAAatattaaagtggaaaaaagaaagtgcGCGCTTACTATTTCCATAGGATTTTAGGGGGTACGTAGCAGCCAGGCACTGCTAATCAAATCCATTTCATCAATCATTAATCGTGAGCCAGTGTCAGCATCTCTGTAACAGCGGTTTTGATAGTTTGCTCCTCTGCAGGAATGTCACAagactgtgcaatgctcagaAAAACTGTAGAAACGCAAGAGCTACATTTCAGACTCTAGAggctgttaaatgttaaagttcatgaccgTACAATTAGAAGAAGACTGAataagtatggcttgtttggatgTGTTGCCagaaaaaagaacatggcagcatggcTTAGGTTGAATCGGCGATGAACTCCTCtgtagagtcaaatgtgaggccgtcTGTCTGACAGCTGGAACTGGGCCAAAACTCGATCATTCAACGGGACAATAATCCCAAGGAATCGAGGTGTTGCaacggcccagtcaaagtccagacctcagcctgattgaaatgctgtggcaaGATTTCAGGAGAACTGTGCATAAGTGAATGCTTCCAAACCTCAAATAATGATGACTAAACAAATATCTCAGCAAGGTAAAAAGAACACAAgctacagcaaaaaaaaaagagagagagagtaaaagtaaaaataagttatttaactaaaatatatattaatattatctTTAAGTACATCAAATCTGAATGTGATACAGTAAAATTCATGTAGTTTCATGTAGTGGAAcagtgtaaaaactataaagcATAATAAAAGAGAGTAAAAAAATTGTATTAAAGgtagaaaaacagcaaaacaagcAGAGTAACACGTAAGTGGCACCCAAAATCTACTTGTACTTGTTGTCTCGGATGACACAAATTGTTGCAAAATGATACAGCACTTTGCCACGCAACAAAAAGTCCCCCcttccaccccccacccccacccccccgaCCCTTGTTTTGCTGCCTTTGGTTGTGCGACTGTTATTGTGGCACAGCAGTTTTTCGTCAGTACGAGCACACTCTGAATGTAAGCCTGATGTTTCCAATAAATGGAATTTACCCCTCATCAAAAACTTCTATATGTTGAACAATCTCTGAAGGGAAGTGGCTGCAGCAGCCCAAAAGtcccttcttcttcttgatATACATACAAAGCGGCGTACTGAGCGCGCTCTGTGGCTACTTTGGCTGGTCAGCTAATCATTACTGTACTGCTGCGAACCAGTTTGAGTCAAGCACCcgctgcagcatttttagatATTCTCTGTGAGTGAAGCTTAACAAGTTTAACTAAATACTCAACTGCTTACTTACACTTCATCGTGCACGCAGGGTGAAGTTTGTTCACACAAGCTGCATGAATAAAACTGTGAATgacattatttaaaaagaagCAAGAACAGAGAGAGACCGATGAAGGCTTGCAACTTGAAAACGTCGCCATTAAATACTCAAAAGGTGTGCAGGGGAGGGGAGGATGACAAGGAATGAAGGTGTAATGACGAGGGGAAAAAGGATGAAAGGGGTCTTTAATGAAAGAGGGTGAGACGCGAAGGATGGGAAACAGAGAGGCAAAAGGGTCAAGATGGGGTGAGAAGCAGGGCAGAGACGAGCAATAAGAGGAACCCGGACAGTGGGAGGGTGGAGGGCACCAGGGGAGGGATGAGGGACAAGAGGAGAAGGGAGGAAGGGCGTGGTGGGACAGACAGAGGAATGGGAGGAAGGGTTGAGTGGTGAGACAGGTCGACTGACTCAGTCTCGTTCCTGTCATCCAGATTTATAGCGGCTCGGGGTCCCGAAACAGGCCCGGAGCCGCGGCCAAATTACAGTCATCTAGAGCATTCCTCTGCTGCAAACACAGGTTAGCAGCCGGGCCGCGCTAAGTGCTAGGTGCTGCCTGTTGACAAATGACTTCCTTTGAAGggcacaaagagagagagagaaagagagagactggATATTTTCTGTGTGAGGGCACAGAGtcaagcagtctgtgtttcttttgttcGAAAACATTTCTGCTAAAAGTAGAGACAAAGAGTGTTTGTTTGGATGCTCGTCTGGGTGTGCGTCTGCCCGTGTCGTTGTGGGTTTTTAAAATGTGGCCGCTTTTACGACAGACCCCGACTTGTGTGGAATAAACCAGTGAAACCGACTGGCATCATTGGTTTCTAGTggaagacacaaacacacacacacacacagaaagacagagtATGCCACAGTGACCGAGAATATGTGAGTCAGTGTGTTAACGTGTTTAATGGCAGGTTCCTATGATGCTTACACTGCTAAACCCATCAGACCTGTGGGCTGGGGATGTTCAAACACTGAGAAAACCCTGATTACAAtgatgttaatgtgtgtgtgtctgtgtgtcctccAGGCGTTCACAGGCATCAGTCCCAGGACCTCTCAGGATATTACTCCCTCCCTCCTGGTGGCGTCAGCCAGATCACTCCCTCGATGAGTTGGTGAGTCAAATTAGCCCCTTTCTTAAATCAGATGGGCGATACGTACCTTTGCAACCTTCACCAGTCTGATAAAGGGATGTCATTCAGGTGCTCACATCAAAGTTCAGACACAGCACagactttctctctgtctctccttgGTATTCACACCATTTGTTGTACTTGTGCTTCAGTGCTGTGAGGCATTCACATTCTTGACATCTCTCTTATGGATGAGGAAATAGTGAAAATGCAAGAAATAGTAATTGAGAAAAGTCCTCATCTCGCTGCAGCTGATTTAAGATGTAAGGTCGTGGTGTGCGTGTTATCGATATTTGCGTCCCTCTTCCAAACAGTCGTGTTTTATAGCGAGCTGGGCAATTCAGGGACACATGATAGAGATTTACAGCTGTAATCTTGTGCGTGCCTGTCTGCTAATGCGACTGCGTTCAGTTCAGACTTGTGTTATGTTCTGTAAACGTTACCAGGTCTGACTTGGTAAAATTGCTGCTGTGGCTATTATGGAAAAGTGACCAGATGTTGAAGCCCTGCACTGGAAAAGAAGTGCATGTCTGGCTGTCTGCACAGGACTTTAGATCATTTGTGTCATTCCTAACTAAAAGTGGGACAAAACAATGCCCTACCCTCTGAATCCAATGgggttttttcatgttttctatGCTTTGGTGATGTCTGATGGacatttttcagtattttccagCGTCCTATAAACCTAAAGGGGTGTCAAACCCATTTTACATTGGGTCCCACTTTGATCATAAGTGGGACTGACCAGTGAAACCcatctttttgtcagtgtaaagaagttcaactgcacatttaatccctgacatagtataagaaaaagaagtgcagttTCAACAGTACAGCTCAGTTTTTctacaggataaagacatgtgGCTTTGGGTTTCAATTGTAAGAATtgcatgtgtaaaattacagaaattaCTGAAAgaatatctttttttcttctcttttttaaactATGAACTCACTGTAAAAGTCATACATTTCTATAgtatacagtaaaaaaatatgaaCTTTCTGGTAGTTAtttgtttatctattacttaTTTTCTTCTGCGAAGAATAAATAGCCATGGAGAAGCCATACAACTAATAGTTAAATATCTAaacaaaatgttgcattttccaaagccatccaGTGGGCCAAATTGGAGTCTTTGGCAGGCCGATTCTAGaccctgggccttatgtttggcAGCCTGCTATAGACTAAAATTGTCAAAGAGAAATATCGAAAAGAATTATTAGTTGAAGCCACAAATTAAAGCTACACTATACTTTGCTCCAGCATAGTAATCATAGTAAACTGCAtatcttttgtgttttaaaatgttggTCAGAAATATCAAAGATATGTGAATGTCGTCTTTATAGTTTATGCTTCATAATCCAATCAGTGGTGTTCTTCTGGACCAGGTTTCCCATCACAAACTTGTAACTAACCCTTAACCCCACCAATGTTCCTCTTTCAGCCTGATTAAAGGAGCCGCAGTGGCCTCCAAACTGTTATCCCCGTTTTTTCCCAAACACTGTTATCATTTCATTGACCTATGCCGATGTGCATACATCACAGGTTCATCTGGTGTCAGCTCAGATAACCCGTTGTCATGGAAGCCACAGCCTTTGATCCTGTTTGTTGAGGACTTCGACCCGTGGCCTCTGGTTAAAACATAATGAGTGTCGACAGCtgcaaattttaaatgaaaggtCAATCAAAGTAATGGTGATTGGCCTCAAGAAAGTCCTCTGCGGCACATTTTCTCTATATATAAAGAAGCGTTTTGTGGTCTTTAAACTGAAGGATGTTTCTATGAAACACGTCTTTAAAGATGTCCTGATGGCTGCAAACATCACAATCGGGTGGGTTCAAAGATTTCCAAACAATGAAGAAAATGTTGGTTTTGGAGTTGTAGCCACTGCACTGTGTTTCTAGTGATAGAATTCCTTAAGTCTGTTTCTCATGGGCTCGGCGTGCAAAAAGCGGCGATGCAGAAAGCTACGCTGGACACCTAAAACGGGCACATCTGTTGCatattcagtcatccaggtttCCATCCATTCAGAGCTGATTGTGAGCCTCCAATGTCATGCTGGTTGATTGTGAACTTATAATGTCAAACGTCCCATTGATTTATGGATCAACACAAATCCATTTATTCCAACCTACAGCATCTGTGCCTGGACAAATCCCCTCTCAGAATAGTTAAAGGCTTACATCAAATGTCATGGAGATTTGGGATGAAAGcttaaaaagtttttgtgggcattagcttacatgtgtgtgtgtttattttttttttctttgtgttttctttattttgtgtgcTTCTGTAGGACAAGCTGCATGTCCCTAGACATTTCTCAAGTCTGTGATTTCCGGggttttttatctttttcagaCAAGAGCTCTTCATCATGGACTTTCACAAGTATTACTAACAGTTAATCTCCTTTAACCCAGATTATCTGCTTTGTTTTGGCCCCTTATAGTGTGCTTCTTTGTGGAAGGAGGAGGCGGGAATAACATGGAGAATGAGCAGTTAAATGTCAAActgttgttttctgttctttctctctttttgtctttAAGTCCGTCCCTCCACGACCACCTCCAACCGTCCCTTTAGCCTGCTGGCTGGTTAAATCCATTACATCAGGAATTATAAAAGCTtttacctcctgctgaccaaagagtCTTGCTTTAAGCGATGCAGacatttaaaatcaaaattGTAAGCTGTTATCAGAgaacagaaaaataacaaataaaagaatatgaagAACATGACTAATAACCTTATTTTCTATCAATGAGCAGCTTAAATCACAAGTATGGAGGTCTGGTTGATGATTGAATGTCATGTGACCAATTCTAACTCTGTTAATCCAAAACAATTATACTGTACTTACCGACCCTTTGAGAAAGCACCTGAAGTctttttgagggtcttggcatcAGAGCAGTTGCGGTTTCTTTTGGAGATAAAGCATCAAACTCTCTTCTTGTAGGGACAAATGAAGGTCCACAGGAGGCGTGGGCAATTAGATTAATATTGTATTCATTTAAAAGTTCAAGATTGAATCTTGGGAGTCTACTAAAATGGGTTTAGATGCGTTAATGttgaagaaaaaacatgaaaaaaacaaactgcgcCCGCTTGAAACACTGTTTTAGATCTTTGTTCTTTAAGGCTTCCCTTTTTAAAAGCCTAGTGTGCACTggctggtcagctgacctggcAAAAGTGAGTGTATTAGTTGCATACCATAGCTGTTCAAGTGTAGACTCAGCTCTTTAAGAGCTGTAGGCTAACAACCCCCCCGGCCCCCTGCAGAGGTTAATACGTCACACATTGGTTTCATGCATTGAcattgtttccaaaaccaaccCCATCGTGACCATTTATTCCTCCACCAAGGCGGAGACCAAGTAGCTGTCAGCGAGATCGCATTAAAAAGCAACTACTAAGCCGGATTTTATTAAAGTTAATGGAGAGGTGGTGAGTGGGCAAAGGAATAACTGAGTACATTTTGCAGCAGCTCCAGATCAATTTCTATCAAACTGTAGAAGTGGGTATTAACTTGAGTATGCCTCAAGTTTTTAACAGGTTTACAGTCAGATGATTCCTAACAAGCAGTTgagctttttttcctctgtggttGCAAGGACAATgcaatcaaaaataaaagtcatgTGCTTGTTCCTGGGTTCTTCAGGTGCAGGTTGGGAGGCAGCTGCTCATTGTTTTGACTGCCAGCATGTTGAAGGAGCTGTTAGGGCTAGGTGTGAACTATGCAAGCTTGTTACATAGTGATGTAAATAAGTCACGAGAAAAGCCTGTACTACAAACAAGGAGCTTCGGGTGGCGCAGCAGCAGTGCTTTCTGTGGCCTCCTAACTTTGCAGAACACAAGGAGCTATAGAGCACACTAAACAAAGGGGGGAAACCCTAAATGCATAACATGGGAACTTGATTTATTTTAGTGGCTATGGATTAAAGAGGATTGGACTGACTAGTGGACTGTTTGACTCATTAGATTCAGCGatatgaaggaaaaaagaaagaaaagtggaTGGGCCATTTAGTTTGAACCGCTTTTGTCTAAACTGTGTCGTAGCGTGGCCTCAGCTGAAACAGGGTTACAGCCGGAGCTGAGGCCACTAATCTCCGGATCTCGTCCCAGTTTAGGGTTTCTGCTGCTGGGCTTTTCTGAATGTAAAAAACCTCTGGAGAACAGATACAGctgaaacaaagaggaagagatTAAAAGGAGATAGCAGAGtgtgatgataatgatgatgattgcAAAGGTGGTGTAAATGGTAGATGTGGAGCAAGCGAGCGTGTGCTGACATTCACAAACACCAGGATGAGTCAGTCGAAGGGGAGGATGGTTGCATTTGCTCTCTGGaggtaggtttttttttttgggaggggagggggggggggggggggggttttctACATATCAAAGGCTTTTCCCTACACCCGCTCCCCACCCGCGACCTCCCACGGTGTGAGTATTTGTTTGTGCTCCCAGTAAGTCAAGTATTGACGCACAGCTGTCAACAGTGCTGATCCAGGCTTTCCAGGGGGTGCATCACAGCATCACGACGGGCTTTAAGGATTGTGAATTAACTTTATGTTAGAACCATCAAATAACACACAAGTCctgaagtttattttatttgggtttaattctgttttgtttgcgTATTCAAATGCAATGCGGTATGAAATGTACATGGGTGACTTGAAGAAATGTATGCCTGAGCACggacagaacaaaaaaagaaaagctgaatgAGTGTTCGAAAGCATCTCTGCAAAACTTTCCACCAGATTAAGAGACAACTTATATTGATGTTAAAGGATGGGAAAGGCACAGGAATGACAGCAAATTTCAGGGGTAAGGAAGTTTGTTGGGAATTTGGAGGATTATGCAGTGGAATAATGGTTCTGGAAGCATTCCATTAGGTGACCTTAATGAATCTGTTTCCACCTAATTCCTTAATTTAACCATTAagggcaacaacaaaaaaacttttaccTGTTAAATTAAAATCTTCTGCTCCCGTCTCTTCCCTCTGCTGTGCTGTGGCAGGCAGAGCCAGCCTGTCTATCCTGCCCTGTCCCCATGTGGATTCAGGCAGCCCTACCCCTCCAATCTCCCCAGCGCATCGTCCTACTCCAGGTACCGTAGCCGACTGGCCAGCTTGAGCCAACCCGATCCGAGTTGgggttgggggaaaaaaaagggcaACGCTCTGCATCACCAACTCCTGTTTATAGCACATCTCAAACGTCTGAGCAGGCGTTTTCCATTCACCGTGGCAAACTCATGTTCGGCCTGATTTCTTTGGACAGCTTCTGTAAAATTCTATTGGAGCCAGTGTGCTGTAAACAGGACCAGTTCAGTGTTTCGCCAAAAAGAAGCTGAGTCAAGCCAAGCTAATCGCTGCTGCAGAATATgaaatgtcacacacacacagagaaatagAAACAACCATTAGGACAgctgctttattttttcttttcgcTGCCCTTAAGCTTTGTTCTGGTTGTAATTGTGTCTTGTCTTTATCTCGCTGTAAAAACttcaatgtttttaaaaaaaagagtgttCTTTTAGTCGTCATTGCAGATGCTTTTCATGTTTGCAAGCACACACACGGGAAAATTAAGTGTGAACCCACTGTGAGTTTAAGAGGGTTTTTGTCTTGAGTCAAATTTGCAAACCCTTAAAGATCTCTGCTTGCAACACACAGATGCTTTCTCTTTGTGTTAGTTGCCTAAAATAGGCGAAGAATCCCCAGCCTGTTATGCCAGACAGGCTGGGGATTCCTCATAGCCTGTTGTCAGTGACTCTGGTCTGTTGACAAGAGGCACAGTGTTTAACAACCCAAAATGGAACAATTAGGGACAAATTACTGATAGATATCGCATAACTAACCTGCAAACAGGTAGGAAAATATGAGGGAAATACAAAGCTAGATCACATCATGATTGGTGGAATGCATTTTTGCTCCCTACGAGTCAAGGTGTGTGACACACGAAGAAGCGTTTTCCCCTCAGTGCCCActtcccctctctctcgctcAGTAATGTTTGGTCGCCCTCTAGTGGTGATAAATGATGGCTTCACTCttacacaaaaataaactttaaagagCTTCTTTGTCACATTTGTCCCGTGTTCTGTATTGCATTTACTCAGCTGTAGAcacaagatgaaacacaaacaacactgaTATGAAGCCCAGTGGACTTTCCATGCTTTCAGGCTCACTGCTTACATAAAACTGTCGCTCCTGCTTTGATGCTTACCGCCCTGCCGCCTCCTATCCTCAGTGCATCTCTATGAACTCACCTTTTTTGTCACCCCCCCCCTTTCTCTGTCttatcccccccaccccctttcctctgctttttttttcttcttctttttacccTGCACCAGGTTTTCTCACTCGCTGATGCTCGGCCCATCGGGCATGCATCCTACAGGGATCCCCCATCCAGCCATAGTGCCCCCTACAGGCAAACAGGATCACGAGCAGTATGACAGGAGCATGTACGTGTAAGTATACCCCTCGCTCCATTTTAGGTACATTTATATTCATGGCTCCACCCTTTGTCACAGTGTAAGAAACTATAAAGTTCTCACAGCCTCATTCCTTCACCCCACGTCTTCATCAGGAAGCCACAGGTGGAGCCCAAGCGGGAGAAGGAGCCCAAGAAGCCGGTCATCAAGAAACCTCTGAACGCCTTCATGCTTTACATGAAGGAGATGAGGGCAAAGGTCATCGCCGAGTGCACATTAAAAGAGAGCGCAGCCATCAATCAGATCCTGGGACGAAGGGTGagggacgcacacacacacacacacacacacacacacacacacacacacacacacacacacacacacaggcatgcaCATTGAAAAGCAGACTAATCCTGTTTCCAGGTCAGTCAGTAATTTCACACATGAGGAACATGAGAGGTAATGTGAACTCTGTTTCCCTCAACTTACCAGACTGGTACTTATCTAGCACTTCTCTACTTTACCTGCACACTCACAGCACTTTCtaccactacacacacacacacacacactccagtgCTCATGGGTGCTGGGAATCGTACCACTGACCTTCCGATTAGTAGATGACTCATTTTTTCAGCCACATCcgccccttattctcatgcagtAGTGCAAAAAAAGTAAGAGGAGTTACAGTCTATTGAACCTGTAGTACCCACTCAGGCACAGGGagagcatgcaaactccacacagagggTTCGAACCAGGAAGCGTCCTCCTGTGAGCCGACATTTCAAACCCCTGTATCCTCCAAATCCTTACATGATTATGTTATAAAGAGAGCGTCCCAGAGATGCACTGCCTTTCTTCTGGAAAAATGGAGAGAGGtttcttattttattaaagACTTCAATGGCCAGTAGTTAACAAGGTTTAAAAATTACCCTCCTAAATGTAAAACTGTGTCTACGGTACATAACATCATTAGGAGAGTCAAAGGATTTGAGAACAGGCCTGGAAAACTGAGCCTGGGGCCCTCGGGCTgcgctgcattaaaaacagaaatgattcTGCGATTGTTATCACTGTAAAGGCTCAGGAACACTTCAGGAAACCACCGACGGCAGCAAATGCAAATTGACACGCgatgaagaaacatttaaaaacaacatccAGCTCATCTGTGCCGTAGAAAGAGAAAAACCGTCCTGTTGTCATAAAAATCTCCGTTATAATTCATTTATAGTGAAAAATGAGCACATATTCCACacagaaaaataacatttaagttTCTCTCTTTGTactattttcacttttttgtaTATTCTCAATAGAAAGAGAGTTTAATGATCAGATCAGTTCAAAGCCATTATCAAAGACTTTATTGCCCAAAACCCAAAAACTGTATAAAGGCAAGTCTGTGAAAATACTGACCTtccttttgttgtgtgtgtttccagTGGCATGCACTGACCCGGGAGGAACAGGCCAAGTACTACGAGTTGGCCAGAAAGGAAAGACAACTGCACATGCAGCTCTACCCAACTTGGTCTGCTAGGGACAACTACGTAAGAATATGTTCTTCTTATTCCTCCCTCCCCTGTGTTCATGAGCCTATTCAGagtgagaagaaaaacaagccgATATGACTAATTTCCTGAGCCgtctgaaaacaaaagcagggATATGCAAAAGCTCTCCCactttttaaaatggaaaaataaaggtgTGCAAGGCAGGGAATGTTGCAGTATCTGCAGTGAACATCATTTTCCATTGTTACTGGTTTACCGCAGTTTACGGAAAACAGTGATTTCTTGTGGCGAGCTCTAAAAATGCACTGAAAACTGTGCTGaattacacacaaaaaagaaaattggaagaaaaaaaatgtccccACCCCCTAAAATAACTTCTAAAACTGCAGTTCTAGTGATGCAAATGGTATTTTCTGAAATAAAATCCTCCCCTTGGATTCTTGGGTCATTGATTTATACCAATCTGAGCTTCCAGatgcattaaaataaaagcCAGGAATCAGCAGAAGCTATTCACGCTTTGTTTTCTGTAAGGAGAAAACCATTTAATCAGAACCTGCTCTCTGGTGTGATTTCTGTGCAAGTGAAACCAAGAACAGGATCAGTCTCATGAAATCTGTTGTTTCTGACACTCTCAATGCCAGTGTTCTTAAATACAACGAATAAACTTATGTGGTGCATGCATTCTAGTTTCTGGCCTGCTGTGTGCCTTTGACTTCTCAGTTTGCTGTTGAACTCTTGCAGGAGGCGGGCCTTAGCGGGGTCGCAGGGGAAAAGAATAAAGCTGATTGGGTAGGGACACGTCTTATGGTGGATTTATACCTCTGTGgtggggggaagaaaaaaaaaactaatgtgAGGATTTGCATGAAAGGGGTTGTGGGTATTCCTGTTGCAAAGTTTGCATGCaccttccaaaaaaaacaaaccaaaacaaaaaatctgaGTGACTCACCCATGTCAGCCTCCCAGACAGCACGCACGCAGGCGGCGGCAGCCACACGAGCCGATGTGATTGGTCAGTTTTGGATATGGCCTACGCTTTTGCAGCTGCTACGCCTGCAAGTATGTTAACCTTTGAAACACTAAATCACACAGAGGTATAAATCAGCCCGTTTGCTCGACTAACAGAGAGCAGGGCTGCATGGCTGGCCTCACTGCCTTAATATATAGCTTCAAAACACAGCACCTTCATTTTTGTAGCAACACAGCAAGACGTCTGTAAAGGAGGTTGTGGATGTTCCGTTAGAAAGACAACCCCGGTTATGTTTTGCTGTGCCTGCACTCTCTTGCTTCTCTACACGTGATTGGTTACCGAGCTGAACtctgcaggcaggcaggcaggcgtGGGAACTTGGTAACACTTTATCTGGACTGTGGTTTCTAACATGTTTGAAACATCTAAACTGACACACAGATAACAGAGTAGCACAAGAAGATACCCCGT of the Maylandia zebra isolate NMK-2024a linkage group LG10, Mzebra_GT3a, whole genome shotgun sequence genome contains:
- the tcf7 gene encoding transcription factor 7 isoform X7; this translates as MPQLSSGGGDDLGANDEMISFKDEGEQEEKIQENAFTERDLADLKSSLVNESEINQSPNAAAVRRGQQGEQRGFPDKHREHLDVVSKQQDGGMYKSPGYPGYPFLMLPDPYLPNSSVSPSSNKVSVVQQSHGMHPLTSLLPYSNDHFSPSSPHLPTDMSQKTGVHRHQSQDLSGYYSLPPGGVSQITPSMSWQSQPVYPALSPCGFRQPYPSNLPSASSYSRFSHSLMLGPSGMHPTGIPHPAIVPPTGKQDHEQYDRSMYVKPQVEPKREKEPKKPVIKKPLNAFMLYMKEMRAKVIAECTLKESAAINQILGRRWHALTREEQAKYYELARKERQLHMQLYPTWSARDNYEAGLSGVAGEKNKADWGKKKRRKREKQQDSNTDPGSPKKCRARFGLNQQTDWCGPCR
- the tcf7 gene encoding transcription factor 7 isoform X11 codes for the protein MPQLSSGGGDDLGANDEMISFKDEGEQEEKIQENAFTERDLADLKSSLVNESEINQSPNAAAVRRGQQGEQRGFPDKHREHLDVVSKQQDGGMYKSPGYPGYPFLMLPDPYLPNSSVSPSSNKVSVVQQSHGMHPLTSLLPYSNDHFSPSSPHLPTDMSQKTGVHRHQSQDLSGYYSLPPGGVSQITPSMSWQSQPVYPALSPCGFRQPYPSNLPSASSYSRFSHSLMLGPSGMHPTGIPHPAIVPPTGKQDHEQYDRSMYVKPQVEPKREKEPKKPVIKKPLNAFMLYMKEMRAKVIAECTLKESAAINQILGRRWHALTREEQAKYYELARKERQLHMQLYPTWSARDNYGKKKRRKREKQQDSNTDNSL
- the tcf7 gene encoding transcription factor 7 isoform X10, which encodes MPQLSSGGGDDLGANDEMISFKDEGEQEEKIQENAFTERDLADLKSSLVNESEINQSPNAAAVRRGQQGEQRGFPDKHREHLDVVSKQQDGGMYKSPGYPGYPFLMLPDPYLPNSSVSPSSNKVSVVQQSHGMHPLTSLLPYSNDHFSPSSPHLPTDMSQKTGVHRHQSQDLSGYYSLPPGGVSQITPSMSWQSQPVYPALSPCGFRQPYPSNLPSASSYSRFSHSLMLGPSGMHPTGIPHPAIVPPTGKQDHEQYDRSMYVKPQVEPKREKEPKKPVIKKPLNAFMLYMKEMRAKVIAECTLKESAAINQILGRRWHALTREEQAKYYELARKERQLHMQLYPTWSARDNYEAGLSGVAGEKNKADWGKKKRRKREKQQDSNTDNSL
- the tcf7 gene encoding transcription factor 7 isoform X8, translated to MPQLSSGGGDDLGANDEMISFKDEGEQEEKIQENAFTERDLADLKSSLVNESEINQSPNAAAVRRGQQGEQRGFPDKHREHLDVVSKQQDGGMYKSPGYPGYPFLMLPDPYLPNSSVSPSSNKVSVVQQSHGMHPLTSLLPYSNDHFSPSSPHLPTDMSQKTGVHRHQSQDLSGYYSLPPGGVSQITPSMSWQSQPVYPALSPCGFRQPYPSNLPSASSYSRFSHSLMLGPSGMHPTGIPHPAIVPPTGKQDHEQYDRSMYVKPQVEPKREKEPKKPVIKKPLNAFMLYMKEMRAKVIAECTLKESAAINQILGRRWHALTREEQAKYYELARKERQLHMQLYPTWSARDNYEAGLSGVAGEKNKADWGKKKRRKREKQQDSNTGGKRSAFATFKEEAAPAQLLQI